One genomic segment of Styela clava chromosome 3, kaStyClav1.hap1.2, whole genome shotgun sequence includes these proteins:
- the LOC120343535 gene encoding heat shock cognate 71 kDa protein-like — translation MHITQNETERNVLIFDLGGGTFDVTIVKIKSPKFDVKATGGEDFNNNLVEYFISKFKEKHDEDISENKRALNRLRVACEGAKRKLSSTKQAKVQIDALQGGYDFRSNISREEFENLNSNLFKRVLDTVKNTLSESGLKKENIDDDVLVGGLTRIPKIREMLEKYFDKIKLKRTINPDEAGAYGPATYAFSLGSDKDPALKEFALEDVTPLSIGIENKNGRMAFAIPRNTKIPTKACDARVTVEDTQTIMTLEIYEGERTLAKDNHFLGKFTISGIPPAPKGKVITLLEIDSCGILYVKAIEEITGNSSEITIARDKGRPSETEIQQIVKEAEKDKKKDQELKQRSEAMNDLDHFAYSLIEKNDQKLLTRPQRESMMNKLTEIFQWLDMDRKEPLEMSQVQAKKKELEILVE, via the exons ATGCATATCACACAGAACGAAACTGAAAGGAATGTTCTCATATTTGATCTCGGAGGAGGCACCTTCGATGTAACCATCGTCAAAATTAAAAGCCCCAAGTTTGACGTGAAGGCTACGGGAG GTGAAGACTTTAATAACAATCTAGtggaatattttatttccaagtTCAAAGAAAAACACGACGAAGATATTTCAGAAAACAAAAGAGCATTGAATCGTCTTCGAGTGGCGTGTGAAGGTGCAAAACGAAAATTGTCTTCGACAAAACAGGCCAA GGTTCAAATCGATGCTTTGCAAGGCGGATACGATTTTCGCAGCAATATTTCGAGAGAAGAATTTGAAAATCTAAACAGCAATTTATTCAAGAGAGTGCTTGATACCGTGAAGAATACTCTTTCCGAATCCGGACTAAAAAAGGAAAAT ATTGATGACGATGTTCTTGTCGGAGGCTTAACGCGAATTCCGAAAATTCGAGAAATGTTGGAAAAGTATTTTGACAAGATTAAGCTTAAAAGAACTATCAATCCTGACGAAGCAGGTGCTTATGGTCCAGCTACATATGCGTTTTCACTGGGTTCCGACAAAGATCCTGCA CTAAAGGAATTTGCTCTTGAAGATGTCACCCCACTTTCCATCGGCATCGAAAATAAAAACGGAAGAATGGCTTTTGCTATTCCGCGAAACACGAAGATTCCAACCAAAGCATGTGACGCCCGAGTTACCGTGGAAGATACCCAAACAATAATGACATTGGAG ATTTATGAAGGTGAGCGCACTTTGGCCAAAGATAATCATTTCCTTGGGAAATTCACTATCTCGGGAATTCCTCCCGCACCGAAGGGAAAAGTCATAACATTACTCGAAATTGACTCGTGTGGGATTCTGTATGTCAAAGCGATTGAGGAAATCACTGGAAATTCAAGTGAAATAACGATCGCAAGAGACAAAGGGAGACCGAGTGAGACTGAGATACAACAAATA GTGAAAGAAGCGgagaaagataaaaaaaaagaccaAGAGCTAAAACAGCGAAGCGAAGCAATGAATGATCTTGATCATTTTGCGTATAGCCTAATagaaaaaaatgatcaaaaattgCTTACAAGACCACAAAGAGAATCTATGATGAACAAACTGACTGAAATTTTCCAATGGTTGGACATGGACAGG AAAGAACCTCTGGAAATGTCTCAAGtgcaagcaaaaaaaaaagaattggaGATATTAGTTgaataa